The following are encoded in a window of Halosolutus halophilus genomic DNA:
- a CDS encoding [LysW]-lysine hydrolase, producing MSATMKDTADVSAVTARQLLIDLVSIPSPSDEEADAAGRLVEFFEAYGREAWIDEVGNVRAPADDSVLLTSHVDTVPGEIPVEVEPADEDDVAADVADETGVDVLRGRGSVDATGPLAAMAAAAVRTGVSFVGVVGEETNSRGARHLVADREEPEAVVNGEPSGATGITLGYRGFLAGTYVATSESGHTSRPEPNAIQHATNWWTTVEDAFEHDEYTPVFERVTAKPVAIDGGISEDGLSVETTLDVQLRIPPSLDAETVRETAEAELEIGTVSWAEPIPPVMESPRTEVARAFRAAIRKEGGDPRLLRKTGTSDMNLYAGAWDCPMVTYGPGNSELDHAPDERLSLAEFDQSVAVLTRVATTLRGGDE from the coding sequence ATGAGCGCGACGATGAAGGACACAGCCGACGTCTCGGCCGTGACCGCCCGGCAGTTGCTGATCGACCTCGTGTCGATCCCGTCGCCGTCGGACGAGGAAGCCGACGCAGCAGGGCGACTCGTCGAGTTCTTCGAGGCCTACGGCCGCGAGGCGTGGATCGACGAGGTCGGCAACGTTCGCGCGCCAGCCGACGATTCGGTCCTGCTAACCTCCCACGTCGACACCGTCCCCGGCGAGATCCCGGTCGAGGTGGAGCCGGCCGACGAAGACGACGTGGCTGCCGACGTCGCCGACGAGACGGGCGTTGACGTCCTCCGGGGCCGGGGCAGCGTCGACGCGACCGGCCCGCTGGCCGCGATGGCCGCCGCAGCCGTTCGCACGGGCGTCTCCTTCGTCGGCGTCGTCGGCGAGGAGACGAACTCACGCGGCGCACGCCATCTCGTCGCGGACCGCGAGGAACCCGAGGCGGTCGTCAACGGCGAACCGAGCGGCGCGACGGGGATCACGCTCGGCTACCGCGGCTTCCTCGCGGGCACCTACGTCGCGACCAGCGAATCCGGCCACACCTCGCGGCCGGAACCCAACGCGATCCAGCACGCGACGAACTGGTGGACGACCGTCGAGGACGCGTTCGAACACGACGAGTACACGCCCGTCTTCGAGCGCGTGACCGCCAAACCCGTCGCGATCGACGGCGGGATCAGCGAGGATGGCCTCTCCGTCGAGACGACGCTGGACGTCCAGTTACGGATTCCGCCGTCCCTCGACGCCGAGACGGTCCGCGAGACCGCCGAAGCCGAACTCGAGATCGGGACCGTCTCCTGGGCGGAGCCGATCCCGCCGGTCATGGAGAGCCCGCGGACCGAAGTCGCCCGGGCGTTCCGGGCCGCGATCCGGAAGGAAGGCGGCGATCCTCGACTCCTCCGCAAGACCGGCACCAGCGACATGAACCTCTACGCAGGCGCGTGGGACTGTCCGATGGTTACCTACGGCCCGGGCAACTCCGAACTCGATCACGCGCCGGACGAACGGCTCTCGCTCGCGGAATTCGACCAGTCGGTCGCGGTCCTGACGCGGGTCGCGACGACGTTGCGCGGAGGTGACGAGTGA